Part of the Flavobacterium alkalisoli genome is shown below.
GGAAGAGTAGTTGGTACCGTAAAAGTTTCAATACCGTCATTTGGTGTATTTTCAATAAACATCTCAAATGTCTGTCCACCATCAGTAGAAAGAAGTATATCAACATTTGTAGTAAACATAGGAGTCTGGTCAGTTCCTGCAACATCCCATGTTATTGTTTCAGTTGTATTAGTTTGCCAAACCTCAGTAAATCCATGCTGAGAAGTTACAGCAAAAGGCCCTATGTCACCTAAAACAACAATCTGTTTATTAATCCTCGCTGTTTGTCCACCATTTGGAACCGCATTATCCCTTACAGTAAGAGCAAAGTTAAGCGTTCTTCCCACGATAGGGATAACCTGCCATTGAGGAGAAAGATTATTATCTAAAACATCTTCAAGAGGAGGGAAATATCTTTCCGGAACATCAACCGGGCTTAAAGACCTGAACATTGGAGCATCATTGGATAAAGGCGATGGAGACCCAACCACAATAGAACCATTTGCATCGGTCTCTTCCCAACAGTAGGTAAGTGCATCACCATCAGCATCAGTAGCAGTAGCCGTCAAAACAAATGCTGTTGCCCTAGGTATATATGTACCCCCCTGAAAACCTATTTCAGGAGCAGCATTATTATTATCTGTCTCTTCTGCACAGTTTATTGAGCTTATAAAAGAAAATACTTCTCCTATACTTACTGCATGAAAATATGCATCAGAATTTTCCTGTACGTCGGCATTTGCACAAATACCGGCATAACCCATAATAGTAGTACCACTACCTGGCTCTACTGCTGTTTGAGCACTACGGTTTCCGTTACAAGAACCCGAATTTCCTCCACTTGCATTAAAAGTATGTCTTGCCGAAAACTGGTGACCCATTTCGTGGCAAACATAATCTACATCATAAGAATCTCCTACAGGATTAGAGCTACCGGTTACACCTCTCGCTTTACTGTTACTGCAAACACAACCTAATTGTGCTATACCTCCACCACCGGTACTTACTACGTGGCCAATATCATAATTTGAAAAACCAATATTCCCATCAATAACACTTTGCACCTCACTTAACAAAGTACTTCCATTTTCGTTAGAAAAAGGATTAGAACCTGAAGTAACAAAAATTACACTCTCATTATTAGGTATAATTTCCATAGTTATGGCAAAATCTTTTTCATAAATACCATTAACTCTTGTCATGGTAACATTCATAGCCGCTAAAACAGCAGCCTTTTTCTCAGCTGTTGTACCGCTGGCAGCTCCCGCCGCAGTAAAGTGGTATTGTGCATAAGTGTAAGTACAAGCCATTGCCAGCCTGTAAGTTCTTAAAACACCATCGTTAGACTGAGTATTTTTTACATTAAATTTCTGACCAAACTCAACTGCATCATCCGCTTCAGCTGTTTCACAGTCAAAAGACCTTCCGCCTGTAAGGCTAGATTTTTTATATAAGATATAATTTTGAAGATCCTTAGTATAAGTATCTATATAATAAGTTCCCTTTGTTGAAAAGGTAATTGTATGTAAACCAAAAATAGTGGTGCTGAAACGAATTGTAGATGTAGGGTTATCAATTCCTTTACCAACATAAGATTGTATTTCAGGATGATTTGAAGCAAGATCAGGATGCATTACTGATGCCTCATAAATCCTGAATCTTTCCAGTTGCCCTTCAAGATTAGGAAAAGAGACAATTACCTGAGATTCACCTGAAAAATTCTTTCTTGACGGAGCAGACGAAAGTACGTTTTTCATCGCTTCAAAATTCAGATGGTACAACTGATATTCAACCGGCATATCAGCACGATCTGTTTTTTCATAAGATACTAAACGCTCTTCTGATGTTTCACTCCATAGATTTGATTGAGAATAGCCCCATGCAGACTGCATGATAACTATCAAAATAATTAATAGCTTTTTTGTCATTGTAATAGTAGTATATTTATCATAGCTGACAAATATACTGATTAATGTTACTAAAAATTAGACTTTTAGCCTCAGAAAAATGTTAATTTCTTATTTTCATCGCTAAAAAACTATATTTTAAAATAAAATCTTCATCATTATTATAATATACCCTCTTCTTATTAAATTTGCTTTATCATAACTCTATTAGCCTTTGAAAATCTTCAATTCAATACAGGAATTTAATACCGATGTACGAACCATTGTAACACTGGGCACTTTTGACGGTGTGCATAAGGGTCATAAAAGCATCCTGGAAAAAATAACCTCGAGCAGTAAAAAAGCGGGATGCGAAAATGTATTACTCACATTTTTTCCTCACCCGCGTATGGTGCTTCAGCAAAACACTGATATCAAGTTACTAAACACCATAAAAGAAAAGGCAATGTTACTGGAAGAGTATGGTATAGATAATCTGATTATCCACCCGTTTGACCATTCTTTTTCACGCCTAACTGCCGAAGAATTTGTAAAAGTCATCCTGGTTGATAAACTTAAAGTGCAAAAGATAATAATTGGCTATGATCATAGATTTGGACGTAACAGGACTGCCAATATAGATGATCTTATTATTTTTGGAAAAGACTACAATTTTGAGGTAGAACAAATATCGGCTCTTGAGATAAACGAAGTATCGGTAAGTTCAACCAAAATAAGAAATGCCTTAAATGCCGGTTATCTGGAAACTGCAAACAGGTATTTAGGGTATCCTTACTTTTTAACGGGAACTGTAGTAAAAGGTAAACAACTTGGCAGAACCATAGGTTTCCCAACAGCAAACATACATATAACCGAAAGTTATAAGCTTATACCCATAAAAGGTGTTTATGTTGTTTCTTCTGAAATTAAAGGACAAAAAGTTTTCGGGATGATGAATATAGGCAATAATCCTACCGTAGGAGGCGTTGCAGAGTCTATAGAAGTACACTTCTTTAATTTTAATGCTGATATATATGATTCTGAAATAAGGGTCAACATACACTACAGGATACGTGACGAAATCAAATTCCCCAGTGTAAACCACCTGAAAGATCAGCTTATGGAAGACCAGAAAATATCACTGGAATATATTTCTCAAAAACTGTCATGAAAAATTACCTTTTCCGGCAAATAGACAATGCCCCTCTTATTGTTTTCAGGATATTCTTCGGGTTCCTGCTCGCCTGCGAAACCTTTGGTGCTATCTTAACCGGATGGGTAAAAGAAAATTTTATAGATGTAGAATTTACATTTTCACATATTGGGCTTGACTGGTTACAGCCTCTGCCGGGAATAGGAATGTATTTTTACTTTTGCCTTATGGGTGTTTTAGGCCTATTGGTTATGGCAGGCTATAAATACAGATGGACATTAGGTGCCTACACCCTACTTTGGGCCGGTGTGTATTTTATGCAAAAAACATCTTACAACAACCATTACTACCTTCTTTTACTGGTTTGTATAATAATGTGGTTTTTGCCGGCCAATACTTATGCCTCGCTAGACGCTAAACAAAAATCTTCTGTCAAAAGCCTTACAATGCCAGCATGGTGTTCGTGGGTTATGATAACTCAGGTAACCATAGTATACTTTTTTGCTACTATAGCAAAATTCTACCCCGGATGGCTTGACGGAACGTTTACTAAAAACCTGCTGGATCGTTCGGTTACAATTCCTGTACTACATGATATTTTTACCCAAAAATGGTTCTACCTTTTTATTGCCTATGCAGGTATAGCATTCGATTTGCTTGTAGTGCCATTGCTCCTGTTTAAAAAAACCAGGACCTGGGCTTTTATCGCTTCACTAATATTCCACCTTTTCAACTCCATAACATTACAAATAGGGATATTTCCGTTTTTTGCCTTAAGTTTTGTAGTATTCTTTTATCCTCCGGAAAAAATAAGAAGCATTTTCTTTAAAAAGAAACCTGTTATTACTGAGGAAATCGCACTAAAAGGCAGTCCTTATAAAACAACACTGTATTATTTTTTTATACCTTATTTAATAGTACAGCTAGCTTTACCGCTAAGGCATCATTTGATAAAAGGCGATGTATTTTGGACTGAAGAGGGCCACCGCCTTAGCTGGCGAATGATGCTTCGCACCCGTAACGGATATACAACCTACAAGGTAGTTGACAAAAAAACAGGTAAACCTATACCTTACAATGTACATACAAAAATGACCCGTAAGCAATATAACAGTATGTGCACTAAACCTGATATGATATGGCAATTTGCCCAACGTATTAAAAAAGAACAGGCACAAAAAGGGATTGACGTAGCTATTTATGCACAAACTGAAGCTGCAGTAAACGGAGCTCCTCTCAAAAAACTTATCAACTCTACAGTAGATTTGGGCGAGGCAGAGTGGCATTATTTCTCCCATTCACCATGGATAATACTCTATGAAGACATGGAATCCGTTCAAAAACAACCTTAATCCTCAATTATAAGAGTCATACTTCTTGTATTAAAATTTTATTAATTCTCTTACTTTTTTGCCTTTTTATAGCTAAATTTCGGAATAAATCGCAATAGACTTTGACTAGCATACTTCCCTCAAAAAGGAGTAATAACAGCCAAAAAAACTGTAACATAATTTATTAACGAATAAAACACAGCAGCTATGAAAGTTTCGAGGATAATAATTAACGGAATCATTATTTTTATCGGTATTGCACTATTTTTCCTTTTAATGGAAATGTTTGGCTTAGGAGATAAGATTTACCTAAGGCTTGTAAATTTTGTATTTGTAATATATGGTGTAAACCGAACTATTAAGCAGGATTATGCCGATCATATTGACGGATATTTTACTAACTTAAGTTCTGCCTTCTTCACGGCATTTACCAGTCTTGTAATAAGCATATTTGCTTTTATTGCGTATGCAGAATATAAAGGAGGTGAAGAGTACATACATACCTTTGCAGAAAACTATATTTTTGGAGGTACACCATCGCTTTACCAGTTTTGTATGGGCTTGTTTATAGAAGGTCTTGCGGCTAGTGCTATAGTATCATTCACATTAATGCAGTTTTGGAAAGATAAGGTTGAAAAAATCAATAAGGTAGACGACCTTAATCATAACTAAGCAAAGTTTAAAGTGTTTTTTCGGTTGTTAAAACGGAATTTGCTACTTTTGAGCCAACTTTAAAATTCCGTTATGAATACAATGAGACACGACTGGACTAAGGAAGAAATAATAGCATTATATAATAAACCGCTTATGGACCTGCTTTATGAAGCAGCGTCAGTTCACAGACAATACCATGACCCTAATATAGTACAGGTATCTACCCTGCTTTCCATTAAAACAGGAGGATGCCCTGAAGACTGCGGATATTGCCCTCAGGCTGCCCGTTACCATACTGATATAGAAGGCAACGACCTAATGAGTGTACAGCAGGTAAAAGCACAGGCACTGCGCGCTAAATCAAGCGGATCTTCAAGAGTATGTATGGGTGCTGCATGGAGAAACGTAAAAGACGGACCTGAATTTGATCAGGTACTGGAAATGGTAAGAACCATAAACAAACTTGATATGGAAGTTTGTTGTACACTGGGTATGATTACCGAAAATCAGGCTAAGCGCCTTGCCGAAGCCGGTTTATATGCTTACAACCACAACCTTGACACATCCGAAGAATATTACAAAGAAGTAATTTCCACACGTGGTTATGAAGACAGGCTACAAACAATAGACAATGTTAGAAAAACTAACGTTACTGTTTGTAGTGGCGGTATTATAGGAATGGGCGAAAGCGTAGAAGACAGGGCTGGTATGCTTGTAGCACTTGCTTCATTAAGTCCGCAACCTGAATCAGTTCCAATCAACGCACTTGTAGCTGTAGAAGGTACACCAATGGAGAATGAAAAACCTGTAGAGATATGGGAAATGATAAGAATGGTAGCTACTACCAGAATCGTTATGCCACAAACTCAGGTAAGACTTTCTGCCGGTAGAACCCAAATGTCGAGAGAAGGACAGGCCATGTGTTTCTTTGCAGGAGCTAACTCAATCTTTGCAGGAGACAAACTGCTTACAACCCCTAACCCGGATGTAAACGAAGACATGAAGATGTTTGAAATGCTTGGACTTATCCCGCAAAAGCCTTTCACTAAAAAATCACAGCCTCAAACTGTGGAAGCTCACGATTCAGAATATGCCCCTCTTGGCGAAAAACCAAAATGGACGCGCCCTGGTCACTCAATTGAACGTAACCTTAAAGCTTCAGGTAAAGCTTAAAAAATACAACTACATATAGTAAAGCTTTTCTCAAATTGGGAAAAGCTTTTTTATTTGCATTAAATTATAGTTTATATTTGGATTGATTAAATCCATCCCTTTTCTTCCGTGCACAAAAAAAGCCTTCAAATAGTATTCTCCTTTTTAATTGCGTTGTTTTTTATATCAACCGCAAGGGCAAATACTATACAACATTGTGATTCACTTATCAAAAAAGGTGTGGAATATATGTGGAAGAAAGAACATGTAAAGTCACTCGAACTACTTACACAGGCAAGAAACCTTGCCGAAAAGAACCACTGGTATGAGCAGGCTTTTTTAGCCACAAATAACATTGGCGCTAATTACTTTACCATGTTGGACTATGGCGAGGCCCTTAATTATTATCTGGAAAGTTATACCATTGCAGTAAAGGAACTGGACCCACAGCATGAAATGGTTGTTTTAAACAACATCGCCATTATATACACTAAAGAGAATAACTTTGAAAAGGCAGAGGAATACTTTAAAAAAGCCTATGAAATAGCCATAGAAAACAAGGACAAGATAAAGATTGGACTTTATGCCATGAATTTGGGTGGTGTAGCCAATGAAACAAACAGGCCCGAAGAAGCAAAAAAATACATTATAGAAGCAATCCCTTTACTGAAAGCCGATCCAAACCTTTATGTATTAGCCCAGATAACAATGGCAGAGAATGATTTGCTAACAGGCCATACAACGCAGGCAAGGGAGAAAGCCCTTAATCTGTATGCTACCTCAAAAAACCTTGACTTTAACGACATAGGTATTTCACTTTTGTTCATAATCACAAAAAGCTACCTGGCAGAAGGGAAGTATGACGAGGCTGCCGTTTCGGGGAAAAATATATTGGCAGAAAATCCTAATACCGAGACAAAAAAAACAACCTATGAGCTTCTATCAAAAATTTACTCTAAGCTAAAGCTTTACGATAAGGCATTACAGTATAAAGACTCTGTTTTATCGGCAGAAACAGAACTTAACGATATAAAAAACGGAAAGCTTTTAGAAACCAACAAGGTAAAATTTGAGATACAGAACTACAGGAATGAAATTGCCATAAATGAAGAAAAACTAAAAACCGAAAGAAAAACTTTCTATACCATTATAGCTGCGATAATGGCAGTAGTAACCATAATAATATTACTATTACGCAACCTGTCGGTTAAGCTAAAACAGAAAAAACTGATTGCCGAACAAAAGGAACAGGCTATTGCCCTGGAACTGGAAAAGGAAAAAAATGAAAACCTTGTACTGGAAAAACAGATAAGGGAAAAAGAAAATAAGGCCAAACTGGAACAGGAGCGTCTTAAAAATGAAATTGAATCGCGCAACAGAAAGCTTACGGCTAAGGCTCTTTATTTATCCGGCAGAAATGTGCTTATAGAAGATATTCTTACCAGCCTGTCTAAAATACCCGAACTATCAAAAAACAGTTCGCTTACTAAACACATAAAAACGCTTAGGGAACACCTTAAGTCAGATGATGAATGGGAAAATTTCATTACCCATTTTGAGGAAGTAAATCAGGGATATATAACACGTCTTAAAACAGTACACCCCTCACTAACTTCAAACGACATAAGGTTTATTTGCTATCTATACATGAACCTTACCTCAAAAGAAATAGCATCTATGCTAAACATTACTCTTGAGGCCTGCAGAAAAAGAAAAGAAAGGATTGCAACCAAGCTGGAACTTTCTGACAGCTCTCAGCTTTATGACTACTTATATACTATATAACAGCATTTTAAGCCAATCATCACAACAAAATTTAGTCGTTTTGTTAAATAAATAACACCTTAAACAATGTAAGCTGTTAAAATGTTGATATTTATAGCCAATACTGTACGAATATCGCAAAAATGTCTATCTTTAACGCGTTTGAAAGCAAATTTAGGCTATCATTTGCTTAAGTGAAGGCAGGCAGATTTAAGCTAAGATTTCAAATACCAAATAGAACTAACTCGGGTTAACCCCCCATTACATAACCATAGAAACCTATTTTTTATGAAGAAAATCTACTTGGCTGCCCTTGTGGCATTGTGTGGCCTTGCCGATGTTTCTGCACAGCAGGACCCGCACTATACGCAGTACATGTATAACATGAACGTGATCAACCCTGCCTATGCGGGCTCGAAGGAGAACTTGTCCTTTGGGTTATTGTACCGCAAACAGTGGGTTGACATCCAGGATTCCCCAACCACGGCAACCTTCTCAGGGCACAGTCCTGTTGGTAAGAATGTGGGATTGGGCCTATCGGTTATCAACGACCAGATTGGTCCTGTAAAGGAGACCAACACCTATGCGGACTTCTCCTACACCCTTAACTTAGGGGGAGAGCACCGCCTTGCCCTTGGCCTTAAGGCCGGAGCAACGTTCCACGATGTGGGGCTTTACAGTGATATCGGTAACGGATATGTACCGGCGCCGGGCGACCCTGCCTTCAGTGAGAACGTTAACAACACCTATTTCAACATAGGTGCAGGATTCTTCTACTACACCCAGAAGTACTATGTGGCCTTCTCGGTACCGAACATGCTTAAGAGCAAGCACCTTGACCTTACCCAAAGCGGAACTGACCTTCAGTTCGGATCGGAAGTTCAGCACTACTTCCTAACGGGGGGTTACGTATTCCAGTTATCGGATAACGTAAAGCTAAAACCCTCTTTCATGTTAAAATCAGCCTTCAACGTATCGCCTTCTATAGACGGTTCACTGAATGCGCTGTTCTTTGAGCGCTTTGAGATCGGGGCCACCTACAGGCTTGATGACTCTTTTGGTGGTATGGTCAACTACAGGATTACCCCTAACCTTAGGCTGGGTTATGCCTATGACCATATTGTTTCCGACCTTAACATCACTACCCCAGCCTCGCATGAGGTAATGCTGTTATTCGACCTGAACTTCCCTAAGAAAGTATCACGTTCACCACGTTATTTCTAACCTAAAAGCGACCAAGAAAAATGAAGAACCTATATATCAGTTTAAGTTTTATGCTGGCAGCACAGTTTGCCATGGCACAAAATAAGGAGACAGAAAAAGCAGATAAATTATACAGCCGTTTTGAATACATAGACGCGGCTCAGGAATATCTAAAACTTTCGGGTAAAAAAGACCCTTATGTTTACAGACAGCTTGCCGAGAGCTACTACAACATGTTTAATAGTAAAGAAGCTATTAAATGGTATGAAAAGGCTGTTAAAAGCAAACAGGATGCTGAGATTTATTACCACTATGCCCAGATGCTTAAGGCCGAAGGCAGGTATGAGGAAGCCAACGCGCAGATGATGACCTTTTCTAAAATGGTTCCTAATGATCAAAGGGCAATTATTTTCATGAAAGATCCTGATTACTTACCAAAACTAAAAAGCCAAACCAAGCTTTTTGACGAGAAGTATCTGGATATAAGTGATAAAAAATACACCGACTTTGGCGCTGTATTAAACGACGACAACACATTTTACTTTACAAGTACCCGAAATACAGAGCGCAGGACTTATGGAAGGAACGAGGAACCTTATCTTGACCTGTATGTAGCTACTTATCAGGGTGACGGAAAATTCAGCAAACCTACACCTGTAAGTGAAATAAACAGTAAATGGCATGATGGCCCGGCAGCAGTAACAGCAGATGGTAACACCATGTACTTTGCCAGCGAAAGCTTTAAAGAAGGTAAGTTTGAGAAAGACAAAGGACAGCAAACAGGATTATTATACCTGTTTAAAGCCACTAAAGAAAACGGGAAATGGGGTAATGTTCAGGCATTACCAGTAAACGATAAGCGTTGGTCTTCGGCTAACCCATCTATCTCTGCAGACGGTAAAACTTTATATTTCTCATCAAACAGACAGGGGTCATTAGGTGAAACCGATATCTGGAAAGTAGAGATTAAAGGTGATAACTCTTATGGTAAACCAGAAAATCTGGGACCAAAAGTTAATACAGAAGGAAGGGAAAGTTTCCCATACATAACTGCCGACAATAAATTATTCTTTGCTTCTGAAGGAAGAAAAGGATTTGGAGGTTATGATGTTTACATGATAGACCTTGCTAATAACGGCGAAGCTATTAACCTTGGTGAACCTATCAATACAGCTAAAGACGACTTTTCATTCAGTTTTAATACAGCTCAAAATGTTGGTTTCTTTGCCAGTAACCGTTTAGGTTCAGACAACTTGTATATGGCTATCCCTATTTGCGGAGTACAGGCTATTGTAACGGTTAGAGATTCTAAAACAGGAAAAGTTATACCGGCAGGAAAAGTTGCAATACTTGACGACAGAAACAATGTAATTGAAACAAGAACTGCTGATGACAACGGTACTGTAAGCTATGAAGTAGATTGTGATACACCATACACTATACAGGCATCTGCCGAGGGCTATAAAACAGAAAACTTCCCTGTTGGTAAAACAAAAGGAGGAAAAGTTAATGTAATGGCCGATCTTGAGCCGCTACAGGATCTTATTGTAGGCGACAGGGTAGTATTAAACGAAATTTACTTTGAATACGACAAGAGCAATATTACTCAGGAAGCAGCTTCAGAGCTTAACAAACTGGTAGATGTTATGAAATCTTACCCTAATATGGTTATTGAGGCTCAGGCACACACTGACAGCAGAGGTAGCGACGAGTACAACCTAAAACTTTCTGACGAAAGAGCTAAGGCTGTAGTACAATATGTTGCTTCGCAGGGAATCTCAAGAGCAAGAATTTCAGGAAAAGGTTATGGCGAATCGCAACCAAAAGTAAATTGTGGTGACAACTGTACAGAAGAACAGCACGCAATAAACAGACGTAATGAATTTGTTATAATTAAGAAGTAAAACGATTAATATAACAACCAATATAAAAGCAGCCCTTCGAGGCTGCTTTTGCATTTATTTAACCTTTTTTTATAACGAATTTACGTAACCGAATTTTACAGTTTGGTAACGCTTTAGTAATTTTGTAACGAATTAACTTTCGCCTTTATCTATGCCTTTACACCTAACAGAAATAGAACGTGTAAAAACCATCTCGAAAGAAGATTTTTACAATAATTATGTAAAAAAGCAAAAACCACTTGTTATAGAGCAGCTAACTCAGGACTGGCCTGCCTACGAAAAATGGAAGCTAAATTATATTAAAGATATTGCAGGAGATAAGACTGTACCCCTATATGACGATCGCCCGGTATCCCACAAAGACGGATTTAACCAGGCACATGCCGAAATGAAAATGGCCGATTATATAGACCTGATGCAATCTAAACCTACAAACTATCGGATATTTCTATATAACCTAATGAAGGAAGTCCCTTCACTCCAAAATGACTTTAAATGGCCTGATTTAGGCATCAGGCTAATAAAGCAACTACCCATGCTGTTTTTTGGAGGGGAAAACTCAAAAGTATTTATCCACTATGATATAGATTACTCTAATATTCTTCATTTCCATTTTCACGGCAAAAAAAGATGCATTCTTTTTGCGCCAAACCAAACCCCTTACCTATATAAGGTTCCGCACGCGTTAATATCAAGAGAAGATATTGATTTTGACAATCCGGACCTTGACAGATGGCCTGCATTAAAACACGCAGAAGGCCTGGTGGCCAATTTAGAACATGGTGAAATGCTTTATATGCCCGAAGGCTATTGGCATTATATGAAATATATAACGCCAGGATTCTCTATGAGCTTAAGGGCGTTGCCAAGAAAATTCAGCAACCTGTCAAAAGCTGTCTATAATATTTTTATAATGAGGCATTTTGATAATATAATGAGACGCTATAAAGGCCAGGCATGGATTGACTATAAAAATGAAGAAGCCGTTAAGCGAACCCATAAAAAACTTAATATAACCCAATAATAAACAGTCCTGTTCGAAAGAATGGGATTTTTTATACCTTTAATAAAAGAGTACGCCCTATGCACAAAACATATACCGTAGAAGAAGCAAAACGAAAACTGGAACATTACTGTTCATATCAGGATCGCTGCCATGATGAAGTTGAGCAGAAACTAAAAGGCATGAACATGATACAGCAGGCGAGCGATGTAATTATTGCCCATCTTATAGAACATAACTTCCTAAACGAAGAACGTTTTGCCAAAAGTTTTGCAAGAGGTAAATTCCGCATTAAAAAATGGGGGCGTATCCGTATTAAAAACGAGCTTAAACTTCGTAATATTTCTAGATATAATCTGGATGCCGCATTAAAGGAAATTCCCGATGATGAGTATTTTTCAGCTTTCGATGAGCTAGCTGAAAAGCAATGGAAAAATATCAGGGAGTCTGATATTCAGAAGAAAAAGAAAAAAATATTTGATTTTTTAATGAGAAAAGGTTTTGAAAGCAATATTATTTATAACAAAATATCAGAATTATGTAAATAATAACTGATTACCCATTTTCTTAAATAAATGTTAAATATTTTTAGTATTTTAGCAGTCCCCACGAATATAAAATAACGTAAAAATCCCCTAGTGCTATGAGAATAAAACTTCTTTTGGCCACCTTGCTACTTACGGCCTTTTGCTACGGACAAGAGTTTAACTTTAATGAAATTAACACAACAGGCAGACAGCTGGTTTTTGCAAAACCCGATAGTGCTGTAGCTTATATTAAGCAGGGCCTTCGTGAAGCAAAAAGAAAAAAAGTTCACGATACTATTATAAGTGATCTTTATAATCTTTATGGCATCCGTGAAATAATGCTGACCGATTTTGACTCGGCAATTCATTATTTTCAAAAATCTGCCGATTATTCAAAAGATTTCAAAAAAAGACAGACCAAACCTCTTATTAATATCGCCTTATGCATAAGGAACAAAGGCGATTATGATGAATCTATAAAACAGTTAAATGTTTTGCTGAAAACCGGCGACCAGTCAGACAAAACAAAGGCAATTATATATGGTGAAATGGCATCAAATTATGCTTTAAAATTTGACAATGACACCGCGATAAAGTATCTCCTTAAAGCCATAGAAGTTCTTAAAAGGCTTAAAAATGATGTGGAAATTTACCCTGTTAAACAAAAACTTGCTAATATTTATCTTACAAAAGGAAATTATAACTTTGGCCTTGACCTTTATAACGAATGTATAGAAGGGTTCAAAAAAAGTGGCGACCTCAAAAATTATTACTATACTCTATTAAACAGAGCAGAATGCCTTATACAGCTTGACAGACTTAGTGAAGCAAAAAATGATTTAAGAATAAGCCTTGAAGGTCTTAAAACCTATAATGATATCGCTGTTATGGGTGTTGCCTATTCTAAAATAGGACATATTGAAGTACGTGAAGGAAATGAGAAACAGGCAATGGAGGATTATCAGCACGCCATAGATAACCTTTTATTGGTCAATTCTCCTTATGTTACCCGAATTGGAATGGAATATATTAACCACCTTAACCGATACGGACAAAAAAATAAATCACTTAAAATAGTCGAACAGGTTACTGCTACAGATTCCTATAAAAATGCCAATATTGAAGATAAAATGTATTTCCTTCAGGCAATGGCAGACACCTATAATTTAACCGGGAACTATAAAAAAGCTGCAGAAAACTATGTAGAAACCGTAAAACTTAAAGACTCCATAGCTATAATGGATAAAGAAAGCGCTTTAAATGAAGTACAGGGAAGACTGCAAAACGAACTTCAGCGTGAAAAGA
Proteins encoded:
- a CDS encoding HTTM domain-containing protein, giving the protein MKNYLFRQIDNAPLIVFRIFFGFLLACETFGAILTGWVKENFIDVEFTFSHIGLDWLQPLPGIGMYFYFCLMGVLGLLVMAGYKYRWTLGAYTLLWAGVYFMQKTSYNNHYYLLLLVCIIMWFLPANTYASLDAKQKSSVKSLTMPAWCSWVMITQVTIVYFFATIAKFYPGWLDGTFTKNLLDRSVTIPVLHDIFTQKWFYLFIAYAGIAFDLLVVPLLLFKKTRTWAFIASLIFHLFNSITLQIGIFPFFALSFVVFFYPPEKIRSIFFKKKPVITEEIALKGSPYKTTLYYFFIPYLIVQLALPLRHHLIKGDVFWTEEGHRLSWRMMLRTRNGYTTYKVVDKKTGKPIPYNVHTKMTRKQYNSMCTKPDMIWQFAQRIKKEQAQKGIDVAIYAQTEAAVNGAPLKKLINSTVDLGEAEWHYFSHSPWIILYEDMESVQKQP
- a CDS encoding zinc-dependent metalloprotease; translated protein: MTKKLLIILIVIMQSAWGYSQSNLWSETSEERLVSYEKTDRADMPVEYQLYHLNFEAMKNVLSSAPSRKNFSGESQVIVSFPNLEGQLERFRIYEASVMHPDLASNHPEIQSYVGKGIDNPTSTIRFSTTIFGLHTITFSTKGTYYIDTYTKDLQNYILYKKSSLTGGRSFDCETAEADDAVEFGQKFNVKNTQSNDGVLRTYRLAMACTYTYAQYHFTAAGAASGTTAEKKAAVLAAMNVTMTRVNGIYEKDFAITMEIIPNNESVIFVTSGSNPFSNENGSTLLSEVQSVIDGNIGFSNYDIGHVVSTGGGGIAQLGCVCSNSKARGVTGSSNPVGDSYDVDYVCHEMGHQFSARHTFNASGGNSGSCNGNRSAQTAVEPGSGTTIMGYAGICANADVQENSDAYFHAVSIGEVFSFISSINCAEETDNNNAAPEIGFQGGTYIPRATAFVLTATATDADGDALTYCWEETDANGSIVVGSPSPLSNDAPMFRSLSPVDVPERYFPPLEDVLDNNLSPQWQVIPIVGRTLNFALTVRDNAVPNGGQTARINKQIVVLGDIGPFAVTSQHGFTEVWQTNTTETITWDVAGTDQTPMFTTNVDILLSTDGGQTFEMFIENTPNDGIETFTVPTTLPESQNCRVMVRAVDNVYYAVNSIPFAIELLDNEEFGLNGFALYPNPNNGNFTISFTSATANDINVAVYDMRGRQILSNNYANTGTFSSDINLQGVQSGIYLVSVQDGSRKEVKKIVVQ
- a CDS encoding bifunctional riboflavin kinase/FAD synthetase, with the translated sequence MKIFNSIQEFNTDVRTIVTLGTFDGVHKGHKSILEKITSSSKKAGCENVLLTFFPHPRMVLQQNTDIKLLNTIKEKAMLLEEYGIDNLIIHPFDHSFSRLTAEEFVKVILVDKLKVQKIIIGYDHRFGRNRTANIDDLIIFGKDYNFEVEQISALEINEVSVSSTKIRNALNAGYLETANRYLGYPYFLTGTVVKGKQLGRTIGFPTANIHITESYKLIPIKGVYVVSSEIKGQKVFGMMNIGNNPTVGGVAESIEVHFFNFNADIYDSEIRVNIHYRIRDEIKFPSVNHLKDQLMEDQKISLEYISQKLS
- the bioB gene encoding biotin synthase BioB — encoded protein: MNTMRHDWTKEEIIALYNKPLMDLLYEAASVHRQYHDPNIVQVSTLLSIKTGGCPEDCGYCPQAARYHTDIEGNDLMSVQQVKAQALRAKSSGSSRVCMGAAWRNVKDGPEFDQVLEMVRTINKLDMEVCCTLGMITENQAKRLAEAGLYAYNHNLDTSEEYYKEVISTRGYEDRLQTIDNVRKTNVTVCSGGIIGMGESVEDRAGMLVALASLSPQPESVPINALVAVEGTPMENEKPVEIWEMIRMVATTRIVMPQTQVRLSAGRTQMSREGQAMCFFAGANSIFAGDKLLTTPNPDVNEDMKMFEMLGLIPQKPFTKKSQPQTVEAHDSEYAPLGEKPKWTRPGHSIERNLKASGKA